Proteins co-encoded in one Vibrio aquimaris genomic window:
- a CDS encoding transporter substrate-binding domain-containing protein: MSRWLVSILLMSWSYAPISIAEDKESIKVAIGNIYRDQDATSKYGIQVEKDLQAIYSGAGLDASFIYLPNERAIQSVISGQYDALDMRVDALEKEQELLKVNVPLVTFDIYLYTIDGSFYNNLNELKDQTVVSYHGTRYTKVLKNYKHLYLVHNAKQAALMLSKGRVSVWLAPEVSYFFIKDQFPDIKVSSSRIARGNLYHYIHRSNAHILDKLEASAKEYVKSKAKEE; the protein is encoded by the coding sequence ATGAGTCGTTGGCTAGTGAGTATACTTTTAATGTCTTGGTCATATGCACCAATATCGATTGCCGAAGATAAGGAGTCAATAAAAGTGGCCATCGGCAACATTTATCGTGACCAAGATGCCACATCTAAATACGGTATACAGGTGGAGAAGGACCTTCAGGCTATCTATTCTGGCGCAGGTCTTGACGCCTCGTTTATCTATTTGCCCAACGAGAGAGCGATTCAGTCGGTTATATCAGGACAGTACGACGCTCTCGACATGAGGGTAGATGCGCTAGAAAAAGAGCAAGAGTTATTAAAAGTCAATGTACCTCTAGTCACCTTCGACATCTATTTGTATACGATAGACGGTAGTTTTTACAATAATCTAAACGAACTTAAAGACCAAACTGTCGTGTCTTACCATGGTACTCGGTATACTAAAGTGTTAAAAAATTATAAACACCTTTATCTAGTTCACAATGCCAAGCAAGCAGCACTAATGCTCAGCAAGGGAAGAGTGTCCGTTTGGCTTGCCCCTGAAGTTTCCTATTTTTTCATCAAAGACCAGTTCCCTGATATAAAAGTATCTAGTTCGAGAATCGCTCGAGGCAATTTGTACCATTATATTCATCGCTCCAATGCCCACATACTTGATAAATTGGAAGCCTCTGCAAAAGAGTACGTCAAGTCAAAGGCTAAGGAAGAATAA